The following coding sequences are from one Leptolyngbya sp. NIES-3755 window:
- a CDS encoding hypothetical protein (similar to AA sequence:cyanobase_aa:LBDG_43810), translating into MRSTTVLFTSVLSLFSVATANAATIEMRVLPTIDAQNPGNLCPEKVMLTETSRPYREGGYTIDGSANLSLIADKFTIATTDDFSVTWVGTLKPKYSKCKATAGMAQIQGEAYQGHSYLRLRFAKGKVYLILDMTGKTDANDFTTVILQRSVRSGSPSWTWGGTD; encoded by the coding sequence ATGCGATCGACTACCGTTCTATTCACCTCTGTTTTATCTTTGTTCTCAGTCGCTACAGCCAACGCTGCCACGATCGAGATGCGAGTATTGCCAACCATTGATGCTCAAAATCCGGGTAATCTCTGTCCTGAAAAAGTGATGTTGACAGAAACATCGCGCCCTTACCGTGAAGGAGGTTATACGATCGACGGATCAGCAAATCTAAGCTTGATCGCTGATAAATTTACGATCGCGACAACCGACGATTTTAGTGTCACTTGGGTCGGAACACTCAAGCCAAAGTACAGCAAATGTAAAGCGACTGCTGGCATGGCTCAGATCCAAGGTGAAGCTTATCAAGGACATTCTTATCTGCGTCTCCGTTTTGCTAAGGGCAAGGTTTACCTAATTCTGGATATGACCGGAAAGACTGATGCAAATGATTTCACAACGGTGATTTTGCAGCGCTCAGTGCGAAGTGGAAGTCCTAGCTGGACTTGGGGAGGAACCGATTAA
- a CDS encoding fdxN element excision controlling factor XisI-like protein (similar to AA sequence:cyanobase_aa:Npun_R5661) encodes MDKLDHYRDIIKKLLSQYHAMTTSSQTESSDEEDMLAFDEERGQYLWFRWGWHEKSRIRYVTVYLRIKNGKIWVEEDMTNLCVVDDLLSAGIPKSDIVLGFHPPSKRALTEFAIA; translated from the coding sequence ATGGACAAGCTAGATCATTATCGAGACATTATCAAAAAATTACTGTCTCAGTATCATGCAATGACAACTTCATCTCAAACAGAATCTTCTGACGAAGAAGATATGCTCGCGTTTGATGAAGAGCGCGGTCAGTATCTCTGGTTCCGCTGGGGCTGGCATGAAAAGAGCCGAATTCGCTATGTCACAGTGTATTTGCGGATTAAAAATGGCAAAATTTGGGTTGAAGAGGATATGACAAATTTGTGTGTTGTCGATGATTTGCTGAGCGCAGGTATCCCGAAAAGCGATATTGTTCTGGGATTTCATCCACCCTCTAAAAGAGCGCTAACCGAGTTTGCGATCGCATAA